Proteins found in one Lutimonas zeaxanthinifaciens genomic segment:
- a CDS encoding DUF3098 domain-containing protein, producing MAKKNKDQQKREGEFLFGKKNYMIMILGVVVILIGFALMMGGGSDDPAVFNEEIYNFRRIRLAPTVVLLGLAIEVYAIVANPGEKK from the coding sequence ATGGCAAAAAAAAATAAAGATCAGCAAAAGAGAGAAGGAGAATTTCTCTTTGGCAAAAAGAACTATATGATTATGATCCTTGGTGTGGTTGTTATTCTGATCGGATTTGCCTTGATGATGGGTGGTGGAAGCGATGATCCGGCCGTATTCAATGAGGAGATATACAACTTCAGAAGGATCAGACTGGCTCCAACAGTGGTTCTTTTAGGACTGGCCATTGAAGTTTATGCCATTGTGGCCAACCCGGGAGAAAAAAAATAA
- a CDS encoding undecaprenyl-diphosphate phosphatase, which translates to MNYLEAIILGIVQGLTEFLPVSSSGHLELAKVLFGDESLPKESLTFTVVLHFATALSTIVIFRKEVFDIFKGLLQFKKNEEFFFSVKIIVSMIPAVLIGLMFEKELEAFFNRNVLLVGFMLLITGLLLFLADKAKNTNKSVSYKTAFIIGISQAIAMLPGISRSGATISTSVLLGIDRTKAARFSFLMVVPLIFGKVAKDFMGGDISFSDESFSIMAVGFAAAFISGLLACQWMITLVKNSKLYYFSVYCFIVGSFAIGYAYFYM; encoded by the coding sequence ATGAATTATTTAGAAGCGATTATCCTTGGTATTGTTCAGGGCCTTACAGAATTTTTACCGGTATCATCCAGTGGACACTTAGAGCTGGCAAAAGTCTTGTTTGGAGATGAGTCTTTGCCAAAAGAAAGCCTGACATTTACCGTCGTTCTGCATTTTGCGACAGCTTTAAGCACCATTGTCATTTTCCGGAAAGAAGTATTTGACATTTTTAAGGGATTACTTCAATTCAAAAAAAATGAAGAGTTTTTCTTTTCAGTTAAAATTATTGTATCGATGATCCCGGCTGTACTGATCGGACTGATGTTTGAAAAAGAGCTTGAGGCATTTTTTAATCGCAACGTTTTGCTTGTCGGTTTTATGCTTTTGATAACAGGATTATTACTTTTCCTTGCCGATAAAGCGAAAAACACCAATAAAAGTGTGTCCTATAAAACGGCTTTTATCATTGGTATTTCTCAGGCGATTGCCATGCTTCCGGGAATATCAAGATCAGGAGCTACAATTTCTACTTCCGTCCTGCTCGGAATCGACAGAACAAAAGCAGCTCGGTTTTCATTTCTTATGGTGGTCCCTCTGATCTTTGGTAAAGTAGCCAAGGATTTTATGGGAGGGGACATCAGTTTTAGTGATGAAAGTTTCAGTATTATGGCGGTTGGTTTTGCTGCAGCATTTATCTCAGGCCTTTTGGCCTGTCAGTGGATGATTACTCTTGTCAAAAACAGCAAGCTTTACTATTTTTCCGTTTACTGTTTTATCGTTGGAAGTTTTGCCATTGGTTATGCCTATTTTTACATGTGA
- a CDS encoding ABC transporter ATPase, with amino-acid sequence MMVSLQDMGPESKVYIFPSSRKFYTDELPVLEKKALKFCKEFKGVKTFFELRYGRFLVFIVSELTVLDLDQHNQLITFIQDLEKEFQLVLLDKVNVSFKQGEYVQMKEIPDFKKLIKNKGVSVKTVVFDHMINTKYEYENAWEMPAGQSWLAHFFN; translated from the coding sequence ATGATGGTATCTTTGCAGGACATGGGTCCTGAATCAAAAGTCTATATTTTTCCTTCGAGCCGAAAATTTTACACGGATGAACTTCCTGTATTAGAAAAGAAAGCTTTAAAGTTTTGCAAAGAATTCAAAGGTGTTAAGACTTTTTTTGAATTACGATATGGCCGTTTTCTTGTATTTATTGTCTCTGAATTAACTGTGCTGGACCTAGATCAGCATAATCAGTTGATTACTTTTATTCAAGATCTGGAAAAGGAATTTCAGCTCGTTTTACTTGATAAGGTAAATGTTTCTTTTAAACAGGGAGAATACGTTCAGATGAAGGAGATACCTGATTTTAAAAAGCTGATCAAAAATAAAGGAGTCTCAGTCAAGACAGTGGTTTTTGACCATATGATCAATACCAAATACGAGTATGAAAATGCCTGGGAAATGCCCGCAGGACAGAGCTGGCTTGCTCATTTTTTTAATTAG
- a CDS encoding amidohydrolase family protein, with product MRASRIPFILAVLLYGTVFGQNDISFEAYNPKSTLVVPENPVIRAKFPFIDIHGHQYRMPEQDLSPVVAAMDTLNMGVMVNLSGRSGEKLIKSVQNIKDHYPNRFVVFANIDFEGVGTDNWTIRAVNQFEADVKNGARGLKIYKSLGMRYKDSEGKRLAIDDVRLDPIWAKCAELGVPVLIHAADPKSFWDDFDGDNERWLELKTHPRRKRSDTDPASWEQIIGEQHNMFRKHPNTTFINAHMGWYANDLGTLSTLMDELPNMYVEIGAIIAELGRQPRNARKFFEQYQDRILFGKDSWKPEEFPTYFRVLESDDEYFPYHKKYHAFWAMYGLNLPDEILKKVYYKNALRIVPGLDRTLFPE from the coding sequence ATGAGAGCGAGTCGAATTCCTTTTATCTTGGCTGTACTGCTATATGGGACTGTATTTGGACAAAATGATATTAGTTTTGAAGCGTATAACCCGAAATCTACACTTGTAGTTCCGGAAAATCCTGTGATCAGGGCCAAATTTCCTTTTATAGATATACACGGACATCAGTACAGGATGCCAGAACAGGACCTTTCCCCGGTCGTTGCTGCTATGGATACACTAAACATGGGTGTTATGGTGAACTTAAGTGGAAGATCAGGAGAGAAGTTGATCAAGTCGGTTCAGAATATAAAGGATCATTACCCAAACCGTTTTGTGGTTTTTGCCAATATAGATTTTGAGGGAGTTGGAACGGATAACTGGACGATAAGGGCCGTTAATCAGTTTGAAGCCGATGTAAAGAATGGGGCAAGGGGTTTGAAAATATATAAAAGCCTGGGTATGAGATATAAAGACAGTGAGGGAAAAAGGCTCGCCATAGATGATGTAAGACTTGATCCAATATGGGCCAAATGTGCTGAACTGGGTGTTCCGGTTTTAATCCATGCGGCTGACCCGAAATCATTTTGGGACGATTTTGACGGAGATAATGAACGTTGGCTTGAGTTAAAAACACATCCAAGAAGAAAGAGAAGTGATACGGATCCGGCATCATGGGAGCAGATCATAGGCGAACAACATAATATGTTTAGAAAACATCCAAATACTACCTTTATCAATGCCCATATGGGTTGGTATGCGAATGACCTGGGCACCTTGAGTACTCTAATGGATGAATTGCCAAACATGTATGTTGAAATAGGAGCTATTATTGCAGAGTTGGGAAGACAACCCAGGAACGCAAGGAAGTTTTTTGAACAATATCAGGACCGAATACTATTTGGAAAGGACAGTTGGAAGCCTGAAGAATTTCCTACGTATTTCAGGGTTCTAGAGTCAGATGATGAATATTTTCCTTATCATAAGAAATATCATGCGTTCTGGGCCATGTATGGCTTGAATCTTCCCGATGAAATTTTGAAAAAAGTGTATTACAAAAATGCACTTAGAATTGTTCCGGGCCTGGACAGGACTTTATTCCCGGAATAA
- a CDS encoding MATE family efflux transporter: MQSEATKLGKFIYYLKLAVSGKEKEFTSGSINKAIFLLSVPMILEMLMESIFAIVDIYYVSRVSVNAVATIGLTESMITLVYAVAIGLSMAATAIVARRIGEKDAEGASKAAVQVIFLGIAVAFVIMIIGILYSKELLALMGAETDLIEEGYGYTKVLMGGNMTIMLLFLINAIFRGAGNASIAMWTLILSNGLNIILDPIFIFGWGPIPAFGVEGAAIATTIGRGTAVLFQLFILFKGYGIIKIRFRNLILDLKVMFNLIRISLGGISQFLIGTSSWVFLMRIMSEFGSEVLAGYTIAIRVMMFTLMPAWGLSNAAATLVGQNLGANEPKRAEISVWKTGKYNAWFMAMVSIVYLVFGSQIISLFNDTPSVVEYGSLCLKVIAMGYVFYGYGMVVIQSFNGAGDTKTPTYINFVCFWLIQLPFAYLVGLNLKAGPIGVFWAITLAEILIAVIAVIWFRKGKWKMVKV, translated from the coding sequence ATGCAGTCAGAGGCAACCAAACTTGGAAAATTTATTTATTATTTAAAACTAGCCGTTTCCGGAAAGGAGAAAGAGTTTACCTCCGGAAGCATTAATAAGGCAATTTTTTTACTTTCTGTACCGATGATTCTTGAAATGCTGATGGAATCAATATTTGCAATTGTTGACATCTATTATGTTTCAAGAGTAAGCGTAAATGCGGTCGCGACCATCGGACTAACAGAATCTATGATCACCCTGGTTTATGCCGTAGCAATTGGCTTAAGTATGGCTGCAACTGCTATTGTGGCCAGAAGAATTGGAGAAAAGGATGCTGAAGGAGCTTCCAAGGCTGCAGTTCAGGTTATATTTCTCGGAATTGCCGTGGCTTTTGTAATAATGATCATTGGAATTCTGTATTCAAAGGAGCTATTGGCTTTGATGGGAGCAGAAACAGATTTGATTGAGGAAGGATATGGCTATACCAAAGTTTTGATGGGTGGTAATATGACCATCATGCTGCTTTTTCTGATCAATGCCATATTTAGAGGTGCAGGAAATGCCTCCATTGCCATGTGGACCTTGATTTTATCAAATGGATTGAACATCATTCTTGATCCGATCTTTATTTTCGGATGGGGTCCAATTCCGGCTTTTGGGGTTGAAGGGGCGGCCATTGCCACAACGATAGGAAGGGGTACGGCAGTGTTGTTTCAGCTGTTTATCCTGTTTAAGGGTTATGGAATCATAAAGATTAGATTCAGGAACCTGATTTTAGACCTGAAGGTTATGTTCAATTTAATCAGGATATCCCTTGGAGGAATTAGTCAGTTTTTAATAGGTACCTCCAGTTGGGTGTTTTTAATGCGAATCATGAGCGAGTTTGGAAGCGAGGTGCTTGCCGGTTATACCATCGCGATTCGGGTAATGATGTTTACTTTGATGCCAGCCTGGGGATTGAGCAATGCCGCAGCAACTTTGGTAGGACAGAACCTTGGGGCTAACGAACCGAAGAGAGCTGAAATTTCAGTTTGGAAAACCGGTAAGTATAATGCCTGGTTTATGGCAATGGTATCGATAGTATATCTCGTATTTGGGTCTCAAATAATATCCCTGTTTAACGATACGCCCAGCGTAGTGGAATATGGCAGTCTTTGTTTAAAGGTTATTGCCATGGGTTACGTTTTTTACGGGTATGGAATGGTAGTGATTCAATCCTTTAATGGAGCAGGTGATACGAAAACCCCTACATATATCAATTTCGTATGTTTTTGGTTGATTCAGTTGCCCTTTGCTTATTTGGTTGGATTAAATTTGAAAGCCGGGCCAATTGGTGTATTTTGGGCCATAACTTTGGCTGAGATTTTGATTGCTGTTATTGCTGTAATATGGTTCAGGAAGGGGAAATGGAAAATGGTAAAAGTATAA
- a CDS encoding thioredoxin family protein, producing MKNILEKSLQTAKSYTEYKALILDLLKQGKSTGPNQNESLFHFSKLNNQRMKRLDKQTRLEEETLTKTQKINRDFTWLVLTEGWCGDAAQTLPVINKIAETNKKIDLKVVLRDENEELMNQFLTNGNKSIPKLIVVDKASNEVVGSWGPRSEKASKMVSDYKEKHGKVDAKLKTDLQNWYNQDKGKNIEFEMVELIDELIV from the coding sequence ATGAAAAACATATTAGAGAAAAGTTTACAAACGGCTAAAAGTTATACAGAGTATAAAGCCTTAATCCTTGATCTTTTAAAGCAGGGAAAGTCAACAGGGCCAAATCAGAATGAGTCATTGTTTCATTTTAGTAAACTGAATAATCAAAGAATGAAACGTTTGGATAAGCAGACCAGGCTTGAAGAGGAAACGCTAACGAAGACGCAAAAAATAAACAGAGATTTTACCTGGCTGGTTTTGACGGAGGGATGGTGTGGTGATGCGGCACAAACCCTGCCGGTTATTAATAAAATAGCAGAAACTAATAAAAAGATTGACTTAAAAGTAGTTTTAAGAGATGAAAATGAGGAGTTGATGAATCAATTTCTTACCAATGGAAATAAATCCATTCCTAAGTTGATCGTAGTGGATAAAGCTTCCAATGAAGTTGTTGGTTCCTGGGGGCCAAGATCGGAAAAGGCTTCTAAAATGGTTAGTGATTATAAGGAAAAGCACGGTAAAGTGGACGCTAAACTAAAGACCGATCTTCAGAACTGGTATAACCAGGACAAAGGAAAAAACATTGAATTCGAAATGGTCGAATTGATCGATGAATTAATTGTTTAG
- a CDS encoding NAD-dependent epimerase/dehydratase family protein yields the protein MDSKILVIGSSGQIGTELVLKLREIYGNKNVIASDIRKGNYEVMESGPFEYLDVMNKNEVKEVLEKHEITEVYLMVAILSVIAEQNPLKAWELNMNSLFNILELAKNGYIKRLFWPSSIAVFGPDTPKEMTPQDTVIKPSTVYGISKLAGENWCSYYRNKYGVDVRSIRYPGLISYKTTPGGGTTDYAVEIFYEAIKRKSYTCFLEKDTVLPMMYMDDAINATIGIMQPESLPSYVSYNLGAFSFSPEELAEAIKMKIPQFEISYKPDARQEIAMTWPQSIDDSKARKDWGWEPKVGLEEMVDIMLQGLHFTI from the coding sequence ATGGATTCCAAAATTCTAGTAATTGGTTCAAGCGGACAGATAGGTACCGAACTGGTTTTAAAATTGAGAGAAATTTACGGAAATAAGAATGTTATAGCGTCAGATATCCGAAAAGGGAATTATGAAGTCATGGAATCCGGGCCCTTTGAGTATCTGGATGTAATGAATAAAAATGAAGTGAAAGAGGTACTTGAAAAGCATGAGATCACAGAAGTTTATTTGATGGTTGCAATTCTTTCGGTTATTGCCGAACAGAACCCATTAAAGGCATGGGAACTTAATATGAATTCTTTATTCAATATACTGGAACTGGCAAAGAATGGATATATAAAGCGGTTGTTCTGGCCAAGTTCCATTGCGGTTTTTGGACCTGACACGCCTAAAGAAATGACCCCGCAGGATACGGTGATCAAACCTTCTACGGTCTATGGAATCAGTAAACTGGCAGGGGAGAACTGGTGTTCGTATTACAGGAATAAGTATGGTGTGGATGTGAGAAGTATCAGGTATCCCGGATTAATCAGCTATAAAACCACCCCCGGGGGAGGAACAACGGACTACGCAGTAGAGATTTTTTATGAGGCCATTAAAAGAAAATCATATACCTGCTTTCTCGAAAAAGATACCGTACTCCCAATGATGTATATGGATGATGCGATCAATGCGACGATCGGCATCATGCAACCGGAGTCCCTTCCTTCTTATGTTTCCTACAATCTTGGGGCCTTTAGTTTTTCACCTGAGGAGCTTGCCGAAGCGATTAAAATGAAAATTCCGCAATTTGAAATTAGTTATAAGCCGGATGCAAGGCAGGAAATTGCGATGACCTGGCCTCAAAGCATTGATGACTCTAAAGCCCGTAAAGACTGGGGTTGGGAACCAAAAGTAGGTCTTGAGGAAATGGTGGATATTATGTTACAGGGGTTACACTTTACTATCTAG
- a CDS encoding cell division protein FtsX: protein MSKSFEKYQKRRLRSSYVSVVISISLVLFLLGILGLLVLNTKKLSNYFKESAAITLYLKNTVEKDQILNLQVSIDEQEFTKRTKYVSKEEAAEIYKEENGEDFMDFLGYNPLENSIDIYVKADFVSPEKMEEIESLYKNNQFVSSVSYDKPLIDLLTKNVKRISIFILVFCGLATLVVVVLINSSIRLSVYSKRFTIKTMQMVGATKRFIRKPFIWNSVKLGLIGALLAIIELGVLLYYLDTTFPEFGMIDNRVEMAGLFAIVFCLGILITWMSTFLATQRFLNLRTEELYY from the coding sequence ATGAGTAAATCCTTTGAAAAATATCAGAAAAGACGCTTGCGCTCCTCCTATGTATCCGTAGTGATCAGTATCTCCTTAGTATTGTTTTTGCTTGGAATACTCGGGCTCCTGGTTCTGAATACCAAAAAGCTTTCAAATTACTTCAAAGAGAGTGCTGCCATTACGTTGTATCTGAAAAACACAGTTGAAAAGGATCAGATTCTGAACCTTCAGGTTTCAATTGATGAACAGGAATTTACCAAGAGGACCAAATATGTGTCTAAAGAAGAAGCTGCCGAGATTTACAAAGAGGAAAACGGAGAAGACTTTATGGATTTCCTGGGATACAATCCACTTGAAAATTCAATAGACATCTACGTTAAGGCCGATTTTGTTTCTCCTGAAAAAATGGAAGAAATAGAGTCTTTGTATAAAAACAATCAGTTTGTTTCCTCGGTTTCATATGACAAACCGCTTATTGATCTGCTGACAAAAAACGTAAAACGGATCAGTATTTTCATACTTGTGTTTTGTGGATTGGCAACTTTAGTGGTCGTGGTTTTAATAAACAGTTCGATAAGGCTTTCAGTTTACTCAAAAAGATTCACTATCAAAACCATGCAAATGGTTGGTGCCACCAAACGCTTTATCCGGAAGCCCTTTATATGGAATAGTGTCAAACTTGGATTAATCGGTGCGCTTTTGGCAATCATCGAGCTTGGGGTGCTGCTCTATTATCTGGACACGACCTTTCCTGAATTCGGAATGATCGACAACAGAGTGGAAATGGCAGGTTTGTTTGCAATTGTTTTTTGTCTGGGAATTCTGATTACCTGGATGAGCACATTTTTAGCAACTCAAAGATTCCTTAATTTACGTACCGAAGAATTATACTATTAA
- the truB gene encoding tRNA pseudouridine(55) synthase TruB — MKVEDFKEGKVLIIDKPLNWTSFQVVNKIRWAIRKKFNLKKIKVGHAGTLDPLATGLLVICTGKMTKKIDEFQAEAKEYTGTITLGKTTPSFDLETEIDKEYPTDHITEKAILETAASFKGISEQKPPLYSAIKKDGVRLYELARKGEQTEIKSRKIEIFEFEIEKIEFPKVFFRIVCSKGTYIRSIASDFGIKLKSGAHLSSLRRTKSGNFDLSAAETPESFVEKLKKEGAN; from the coding sequence ATGAAAGTAGAAGACTTTAAAGAAGGAAAAGTGCTTATCATTGATAAGCCTTTAAACTGGACCTCTTTCCAGGTGGTAAACAAAATCCGCTGGGCCATTAGAAAAAAATTTAACCTTAAGAAAATCAAGGTCGGGCATGCCGGGACCCTTGACCCCCTGGCAACAGGATTACTGGTCATCTGCACAGGAAAAATGACAAAGAAAATTGACGAGTTTCAAGCAGAGGCTAAGGAGTACACCGGAACCATAACCCTCGGTAAGACCACACCTTCTTTTGATCTTGAAACTGAAATAGATAAAGAATATCCCACGGATCATATTACTGAGAAAGCCATTCTGGAAACGGCTGCTTCTTTTAAAGGAATTTCGGAACAAAAACCCCCATTGTACTCGGCCATTAAAAAGGATGGCGTCAGGCTCTATGAACTCGCACGTAAAGGAGAACAAACTGAAATAAAATCAAGAAAAATAGAAATTTTTGAATTTGAAATTGAAAAGATCGAGTTTCCTAAAGTTTTTTTCAGAATTGTATGCAGCAAAGGAACCTATATACGATCAATTGCAAGTGATTTTGGCATAAAACTGAAAAGTGGGGCACATCTTTCATCACTGCGAAGAACCAAAAGTGGCAACTTTGATCTTTCAGCAGCAGAAACCCCGGAATCTTTTGTTGAAAAACTTAAAAAGGAAGGGGCTAATTAA